The genomic segment CTTCAGCATGGGACTGATCCTGTTTTTCCTAATGAAATTCACCATATCTATTCGGGTTTCTTCGGAAGAAGAGGAGAGAGGATTGAACGAATCCGAACATGGCGCTAAAACAGTTTGGCTGGATTTGATGAACGCGATGAAATACGTCGCAGATTCCAAGGACTTGAGAAAAAGAATAGAAGTAGATCCTGGAGTTGAATCCGGAGCAGTTGCTGAATTATTCAATCGTTTGCTTTTGAGCTTAACTCAGATCATAGGAGTTGTAAAAGAGAATTCGGATAAGATCGAAAACGAATCCGGACTCTTGGAAAATTCCACTCTTGCCATCACCAAAGAGATCGAAAAACAAAAGGAAAGGACAGCACTCGTTCGGGAAACTTCCGACTTATTGGAATCTTCCTTAAAGGCGGTTTTGGATTTGGTTCTAGAAGAAAGAAGAAGGTCTTCCGAAATGAGAAGAATGTCCGAGGAAATGTCCCAAGGGATGAGGGAATTGCAGACGGATATTTTGACTTCGGGCAAGATAAGCGAGTCCATACAATCCATTGCTTTCACCGGTGAGAGGACTTTGGAAAGAACAGTGAAAAGTATGCAAGGCCTGAACGGTTCCGCCAAGAAAGTGGAAGAACTTGTAGTAATTCTTCAAAAAATTGCGGAACAACTTGGAATGTTGTCGATCAACGCCTCTATCGAATCCGCAAGAGGTGGAGATAAAGGATTTGCAGTTGTTGCGGAACAGATCTCGGTCCTTTCCGAAAAAACTGCTTCGAACGCCAAACAGGCAAACAAATATCTGCAAGAGATTTGGGAGACTGTGACCGGTTCCTTACAGTCCTTATCCGAAACAGTCGACTCTTTCAAATCCATCTTAACCCAGATCCCCGAACTTTCCAAAACTATGAAGTACGCTTTCGATTCCGTTCGCGATTATTCCTCCAGATCGGAAGAATTGGAAACTTCCATCCAAGGAGTGGCCAATATGAGCGAATCAGTTGCAGGCGATATGGAAAAACGTTATTCGGAATTGAACAAGATGAGGGACTTTTTCTGCGAGATAGAGAACGGTGCCGTCCGGATCGGATCTCTGTTGGAGGACCTACAGAAGATGAGCCTTATGTTAAGTGGACAAACGATCCGAATGCACCGAGTAGTGGATATATTCCAGATCGAACCAAAGATTGGATAGAATACTTTCGCACGGAGTTCACTGAGACCACAGAGATGTAAGATAGGATGTTCCCTCGATACGATTCTCTCTTCGTTCGAATCACTCGGGAACCTACAGTTCTTCTTAACTTTGTGAACTCTGCGTTCTCTGTGCGAACAAATCGTTTAATAATTTAAGAACGTATCAACTTTGGAATATAATATATTGGATAAATGAATAAATAAAGATTCGGTATCCACCAACTGATATTATAGTCGTTACCGATCGCCCAGAAAGAAATTGCCTGTAATCCGGATGTGAAGGTTAAAGTTAGGGAAAGGATCGCAAATTGTTTCCAATGCGGATTCTCTTGTTTTGAAAGTAGAAGGCTATAAAATCCGGTAAAAGAAATAAAAAGATCCAAAGGTAAAAAGGACCAATTCCATGCCTGCAAGATCGGATTTTCATAATCTTTAAAAAGATATTCTTTTGGAATCACATGCAATAATGTAATCGACCAATACAAAATGAATCCGATATCAGTGATCAGAAATAGAAGATTTAAACCTTTATAATCTTGGATCTTGGATCCTGGATTTCTTGTCCATCAAGCCCCTACTGCAACTACAGTTACCAACTTTTCTTTTCCTTTTACTTGAACTGGTGGAAGTGTCTCTCCTCTGAAATTTGCACCTGCAAGTTTCCAAGTTTCTTCGGAAACCAATAATTCTTTTCCGAAGTTTTTGGTAAGGGATTCAATTCTGGAAGCAGTGTTAACTGCATCTCCGATGACTGTGAATTCAGAACTTTTACTCGTTTCTATATTTCCAGAGAATACTTCTCCCGTATGAATTCCTATCCCGATCCTTACAGGTTCTAGTCCTCTGGATTCTCTGGCTTTATTAAATTCTCCTAATTTTTCCAACATTCTTTGTCCGCTTTGTAATGCGCGAATCGCATCTGAGGCAGGATCTGCAGATGGATAAGGTGTTCCGAAGGTAGCCATCACGGCATCTCCCATATACTTATCCAAAGTCCCGCCGAATTCGAAAACACAATCAGTTAATGTTTCTCTAATGGAAGAAAGGAATCTGCTTAGTTCCAACGGGTCCATATTTTCCGAAAGTGCAGTGAAGTTTCGGATGTCCGTGAATAATATAGTGGCAGTTTGTCTTCTTCCTTCCAATACGTTCGGATTGGTCATCATTTCTTCTACCATTCCAGGGGAGAAATAACGAGAAAGTAAGGATCTTTGTGCTTCTCCTTCTCCAATTCGCCTAATCATGATCAAAGTTCTCAAGATCCCAAAAGCAAAGAAGAATGCCAAGATCAAATAGACCATTGGTCTTCCGAATAATGCATCTGTGACTAAGACATTCGGTCCCATCACATAATCTCCCCAATCTTTCGCGAATACCATCTTATCGTATATTAGCGCGTAGGAGAAGATCCCGAAATAAACCAGATAGAATAAGATAACACTTAAGACCACGTATCTTAATCTAAATTGGATCAATGAAAATGCGAGAGGAAAGAATAGAAAATTCATGATCGGATTTTTGATCGCAAATCCAAGATCGAATGAATTTTGATGAAGAGTATAATATAATAATAAAGAACTGATCACGAAGAAGTCCGAGACCAATGCTAAATAAGAGAAACCTTTGATGGCCCAATGAGTACAGGTCCGTATCACATACGTGTGCCCAATCGTAACTGCAGTGAAAATTGTAAATGCGATCCCGTTTACGAGAGCATCTCCACTTTTCCAGTTTAAGGCTAACTGAGCTGCGAAAAATATTAGAAGCAGATATCGGAAGGCGTTGGATACATAGGCACCTATGATTTCCTCGTTTTCTAAAACCTTACGGACTGAATCGTCCATTTTGTTTCGGTCGGTAATTTCTAGAATATTACAAAGAAACTTAGGTAGATAATCTTTGATAGGCATAGCTTCCTAAAATACTCCTTTCCATTTTTGATTCAATCGTTTCTTATTGTTTTCGACTGACTCGGATAACAAAAGGAATGTTATAATTCCTAAATAAATGCCCGAATCGGTGGAACTTTTGCATAAGAGCCTGGTCGGCTCTTGAAGCCCGAGACCAAATGTTTGTAGGTAACCAAAGTTTTGGGACGGACTATAAAACCAAGATCGATCAGATCTTGGATCAAACAGGATGGAAAAATGAACCATAGAGTTGCAATCATTGCAGGCGGAACTGGACTCGTCGGCGGAGAACTTGTACAGGAATTATTAATAGATCCATCTTGGGACAAGGTTTATCTTTTGGTTAGAAAACCTTTGGAATGGACCCATTCCAAATTAGAACTGATCCTTACTGATTGGGAAAAACTCAATGAGTTTCCAGAAGGAGTCGTGACTGATGCATTCTGTACTTTGGGGACTACGATTGGAAAGGCTGGCTCTAAAGAGAATTTTAAAAAAGTAGATTTAGAGTATCCAATACGTTTTGCTAAAGTAGCAAAGGAGAAGGGCGTAAAATCTTTCTTTATAGTAACTGCTCTTGGATCGGATCCAAATTCATTCGTATTTTATAATCAGGTAAAAGGAGAAGTAGAAGCAGAAATATCCAAACTCGGTTTTGAAACTTTTGGGATTTTCAGACCTTCTCTTTTGGAAGGGGATAGAAAAGAATTCAGATTAGGAGAGAAGATCGGGTCTAAACTTGCGTTCCTGATAAATCCTCTACTTTTGGGTCCTCTCAAAAAATACAGATCCATTCATGCGAAGACCGTTGCAAGATCCATGTTAAACCTTGCCTGGTCCGGCAAAAAAGGAAATCATATTATAGAATCAGATAAGATTGCGGTATTGGGATCTTCTTCTGCTCGAGGAAATTTAGAAAACTTAATCTAGCTTCCAATTAGGATTTTCCGTTTAATTTTTTTAAGATCTCAGAAGCATTTTCGTTTTGAGGATCTAATTCGAGACTTAGTTTGGCGAAGTTAATAGCTTTTTCGGGTCTTTCTAACTTTAGGTTTAAGTCGGCTATATGAGCTAGATTTGCTGGGATCCCAGGGTTACGAAGTTGGATCCTTTCTGCAAGTTCTAAAGAACGATTAAAATCTCCGATCTTTTTAAAGCAGAAAGAAGCGGTATAAATTATATCCGTATCACCTGGATTTTCCTCCACATAGGAATCCATAAGAGAACAAGCCTCTTGGTAATTTCCATTTCTATAATGGAGCCTGATCAAATCTCTCTTTAATATTTGGTTATCCGGAGAAAGGTTTAAGGCTTCTTCTATTGCAAGAATTGCTTCTGGAATATTTTTATTTCTTAAGAACTCTCTCGCTTTTTTACTTAGATGATGTACTCCTTTTCCTGCCTTTGTTTTATTTAAAGATTTTCCTGGATCATATTCGATCCGCAAAAGTGAAAGATCGTCTGTAATTCGTCCTTTGTTCTCTAAGTCGGAAACTATCGTTCGTAAATTTCCTTCTGAAGATTCCACCACCCGTAAGAATAAGGATTCATCTTTATTCATGGTTTTTTCTCCAGAGTCGGAAACGATTTCTAAATCGTCTCTTCCGTCTGATCCGATCACTAAAATATCTGCTGGCTGGAGTCTGAAAATTTTTACACTTAAACTTCCTTCCATGCCAGGAGTGCCTAATTTTCTGTATTGTAGGGTTTCTTCTAAAAAGGTAGCTTTTCCATCTCTATATAAAACGGACCAAGGATGTTCGGCATTAATATAGTATAATATACCCGCTTCTTCATCTAAAACTCCCAAGACCATGGAAACCAACATACTTCCGTCAAAACCCTGGAATAATTTATGTAATTCTGTAAATGCGTTCTTTATCCATTTTTCAGCGTAAAGGGAGTAGGTGTTTTCGTTCGTTAAGGTTCTTTGTAGAATGGAGTGGAATGCTGCTCCAAGAACAAGAACGCCGCCAGCTCCTTGTAAAGATTTTCCCATAGCGTCCGCATTCAAGAATACGGTATATTCTTTTCCTCTTAAAAGGATTTCTTGGGCGATACAAATGTCTCCGCCTATTTCGCTTTCTTTTCCTTTAAAGACGAAGTTCTTCTTTTGTTTAATTAGAAAATCAACCTTTGCTTTTCTTCCGGTAGTTCGATTGATCCCTAACGGTTTTATTAAAAGAGAAGTAAGAAAATAATCTCCATCTTGTTGTTGTTTGAGTTCTTCTACAGTGCGTAATGTTTCTCTGAGCTCAGAAGTTTTTTCTTCCACTAAGAACTGTAGATGTTCTCTGATCCTACCTATCTCGCCCGTGGCCTTTGCGAAATCGTTCGCAAAACCTAAAAATTCTCTATCAATCGAGACTAAAGGAAGCTTTCCGGGACCTCCGGCTGCAAGATCATTCGCAGATTTTCCGATCTGCTCTAAAGTAGTAGAAATAGATTGGAAATACAAAATGATCAGTGTGGTTGCAGCAAAAAATGTTAATCCGATAAAGAATGCGATCTCTAAATATGAATCTGGTCTGAGGCCTACGTAAACGGCTAGTATTGTTAGAGATAATAATACTAAAGAAAGTAAGAATCCAAATTTCCCTTTAAGACCTAAGAATCCGGGAGGGAAATTAGAGGAATAAGACCTGCTTAGCAGAACTTTTTTTAACATAACTCGTTTCGGGCCGGTTATATAATCGGTAATTATATAACTAAAACCGCAATATACGAAAATTGCAGCAAGCCATCCCAAGAATATATACAGAAGTTCTTTTAAATTATAATCGAATAGCAAATAGGGAATAACGCTAGTTAGAAGGACAAAACTTCCGTAACAAAATGCTGATATCATATTATGCATAGGCAAATGGATCAGATCGGACAAAATTACATCTAATTCTTCTGAGGAGTCCGTGCGAATAGAATGAGCGGGATTTAGTGTTCTGTTGATTCTTCTTATATGTGCTTCGATTCCTGAAATACCTATCGGAGCAAGTAATCCATATTGCACACCATGTAATATAGTTACAAGCAGGGTAGCGAATACAAAACAAAGAACGATTATATAATGGGTCTGAAGAGAAAACATCGGAATGGTAGCAGATCCGAAGAAAAACGCGTAAACCGCTCCAAACCAACCTCCCGCTAAAGAGAATGCTACGATGGAAAAAGTATAGGAAATCTTCTTGTGAATCGCCTCGAAAAGACGATAAAAATATCTCTCAGTCATCTTGATTATCCTGGAATGTTCCGGATCTTTATGGAATACAGAAGAATAAGACGAAATGATTCTTCTGAACAAGTTTTGTAAGGAAAGAAATTTTTTCCTACCACTCTTTATCTAACAAAGAATAATTTATATAAAGATGTGGATATCATAAAGTGTATTACGTCGATAAAAATCGTTTGGATTTTATTTTTGTGAACAATTGTTTACATTCATTTATCTTGATTGAATATTTTGCTTTTCAAATACGACATACAAATTAGTTTCACATTCGATTCATATAGGGGATGAGAGATGGATATTCGAGGAAAACGTATAGTAGTTACTGGAGCTGCCTCCGGGATCGGAAAGGAAACTTTGATCAAGTTTTTAGCATTCGATGGAGTGAAGGTCCTTGCTGTAGATTTGGATCCGTCTCGTCTGGATATTTCCGATGATCGAGTAAAAACTTTTAAATGCGATGTTTCTTCTTCGGAATCTGTAGATAAAATTTTTAAAGAAGCTGAAAAGGTATTGGGTGGTGTCGATATCTTTTATGCAAACGCTGGCTTTGCATATTACGAAGAGATTAAAAAGCCCGATTGGAAACGTATGGAGAAAATTTTTCAAACAAATGTTTTTTCAGCGCTCTATGGATTACAAAAGGTTCAGGCCGAATATTCCAATCCTGTATATTATATCATCACTGCTTCTGCTATGAGTTTTCTCTCGATTCCAGGTTATGCATTGTACTCGGCGACCAAGGCGGCCGTTCATTCTTTCGCAGAAGCATTTCAGTTTGAATTAAGAAAACCTCACAGACTGATGATTGTTTATCCGATTGCTACTCGGACAAATTTTTTTGATGCGGCTGGTAAGAAAGTGCCGGTGCCTTTTCCTTCTCAGACACCTAAGCAGGTAGCATCAGCGGTTATATCTGGGATACGCTGGAACAAAAAGAAAGTATTACCTTCTAAAATATTCACCCTGATGATGTTCGTAGATAGATTTCTTGTCTATCCGTTGCGTATTTATCAGATTATCGAAAATTGGAAGCGTAAAAGAGCCCTAAACTAAGACAGGGCTCTTCTTATTCTCAATACGGATTTTATTATATTCTAATAGAGCTATGCTATCCAGATTATAAGAGTGAATTAAAGCTGCTCTTTCTTTTTTAGAATCACCATCTAATTTTTTCAGACCTCTTTCTGAAATCACAGCAATGATGACTCTGGTTGCGGATTCTACTAGTTCGAATGCAACCTCATCCTTGGATGTTCCGTTTTCTAAAGAAGTATAGATTGTATGGGATTCTTCCAGTTTCTTGCGGTTTTCTAATAGTTCTCTGGAAGGGGAGAAGCTGGACATTTCTTCGTCCAGATATTGTCTTAAGATACCTTTAGCTCCTAGTCCTGTTACAATTCCACCAATGGCGGCTACAACCTGTAATTGTGTGGTTCCTTCGTAAATATTAGTGATCCTTACGTCCCGATAGATCCTGGAAATATCGTAATCATAAGTGTATCCGGCTCCTCCGTGGATTTGGAGAGCATCGAATGCGATCTTATTTGCCTGTTCCGTAATATAATATTTAGATAATGGAGTGAATAGATTGGCGAGTTTTTCCCATTTTTTTAGATTTTCGTCCTTTTTGATCTCTTTTTCATCTACACCGGATTCCTTCATTTTTTCGGATTTCCAATGATAGAGGTCTATGGATCTGGAAGCTTCTTGCAAAATGGATCTCATTGCTAAAATCTCCCTGTCCATTAGGTCCAACATCTTTTTCACTGCCGGAATATTCCTGATCTTCTTACCGAATTGTTCTCTTTCATCCGCGTATTTTTTAGCTTCATAATAAGCTGCCGCTCCGATACCCATTGCCTGTCCTGCGATGGAGAGCCTTGCTCCGTTCATCATTGCCATGGAATATTTTACGAGTCCATAACCTTCTTCTCCGATTAAGATGCCGGGAGTGTTTTCATAAACTACCTCGCAGGTGGGAGAACAATGTAGCCCCATCTTTTTCTCTATACCTGCAATCTCCACATCTTCACTTTTGACTAAGAAAAAGGAAAGTCCTCTCGCACCACTTGTTGGACTTCCTGTTCTCGCTAAGGTAAGAATGATGGAGGGTTTATCATCGAAGCCGCAACCATGAGTGATAAATCTTTTGGCGCCTGTAATTCTCCAGACTCCATCTTCTCCTTTGATCGCTTTTGTTTGTAAATTCGGAAGGTCCGATCCGTAATTCGGTTCAGTAAGTGCCATTGCTCCGCATAGTTCTCCTGCCGCCATCTTAGGCACGTAAGTCTCTACCATTTCTTCCGAACCGAATCTTTCTATGGTCTCTGCTAGGTTCATACATCCTAAAGCGATCGCAACGGATCCGTCCGCTCTTGAAAATATTTCCATAAGCATTGCTTGTACTGTGCAAGGAAGTCCTAATCCACCATGTTTGCGGCCAATAGAGTAGGGAAGGATCCCAGCTTCTTTGACCTGGTTGACTGCGTTTATCATTTCTTTAGGAAAGCGAACTTTACCTTTTTCGTATATTAATCCTTCTGCATCCATTTTTTGAGCGAAAGGGGCCACTTCTTTTCCGGCGATCTCTCCTGCGGATTCTAAGACGGATCTGTAGAATTCGATGGCTTCTTCTTTGCTTCCTGGAGCCAATGCGAATTCTTCTTTTCCTGTTCTTTCATGTTCTTTTTTGTCGGAGAAACCTTGTTCGAATGCTTCTACTACTTCTTCCCAGTCTATTAAGGATTCGAAATATTGTTTTAAGTCTTCATTCTCTAGGAAATAATTATTTTCAAGCATGGATATTCTCCGAATAAAAATGAACTTTTGTTCAGTGTGATTACGTTTCTTAAGGAAGCCTTAATTTAAGGATTCGAAATGAAAAGGGAAAAAATTTGAAGAATGAAACCTTTTTTGTAAGTGAACGCTATTCGGTTAGGCAAGCTACAGAGAAGTAAAAGTAAGGTTTCGCACGGAGGACACAGAGTTCACGGAGTTAGTTAGCTAAAAATATGAAACCGCTGTTCTGAGCTCTCTGTGTTCTCAGTGAGCTCTGCGCGAAATAAATAGATAAAGAAGGTATAAAAAAAGCCGCCAGTTTTACCCGACGGCTTTCGGCTTTAAGCAAAGCGGGAAAAAAGAAGGATTACTTCTTGTCTCCAGCAACTGCAGCTTTCAATTTTTCTTCTGCATCAACAGCCAATTTTTGCAATTCAGCTGGGTTTGCGTGAAGAATAGGAGAAAGACCTGGAACACCTGGAGGGCCAAGAACTCCAACAGTAGCTACGAAAGAACCTTTAACTTCACCTACTTTGTAAGTAGTGAAGGTAATTCTGTATAAACCGCGAACTAAAAGTTTTTTAGTGTCGATGTTTTTAAGTTCATCTAAGCTTTTTGGAATGTTAGGAATTTGGATACGAAGTAAAGAGTTGTACTTGTTGTGACGCTCTTCATTGTAAGTATCGTCTCCATCATCATTGTCGCCAAGATTTTGAAGAGCTTTTCCTTTAGCTGCTCCTTCGATTTGGTTCGGCATAATAGCTGCTAAGCGCTCTACGCGAATCCAAGTATCGAACCAGTTCGGCATGCTTTTTTCTTCAGGAGTTGCAGCTTTGAAAGCCTCACTCACGAAGTCGCCGCTAGATGGCTCACCAATTTCTCCGGTAGGGGAAATTAGACGAACGCCTAGTTCAACGATAGCTGCTGGAACCCAAATATAAAGGAAATATGATTTCTTTCCGTTTACTACTGCGTCAGCGGCTTGTCCTGGTTTGATGTATCCCCAATAGTTCACAGTTTCAGAATAAGGTGCGAAAAGCTTCTTAACTCCTACTCCTGGAATGTCTTGTTCTCCGACCGAGAAATTACTTTGTAGGCCGGGAAGTCCACCGATACATGCAGCAAAGCTGACCAGTATAGCGGTGGAGATTATAAGGATCGAAGATTTTTTCATTCGAGAGATCTCCTTGGTATGGATTGCTCAAGATAGAGAAGAGATTCCTTTTTGTAAATCTAATTAATAAATTTTTGTTTCCTGCACTTCTTTTGCGGTGCAAAATTTTTATCAACCGGTAATTTACGTCCTACCCCGGAACCATATAACAAGTTCCATTTGATGAGTAAAAAAATTTCCAGGTCTCTTAACAGAAACGTTTTGAATGAGGGGATGATGGATGGGTGTTTAGTTTAGTTTTTGAAAAGCCAGGACCAAAACCATTCCCAAAGATCCAATAACCAGGCAAACAATCTACCAAGGATCCCGGTATGGGAGTATCTTCTTAATAGTTTTTGAGCCCTTTCTTGTTCTTCCGGGGTAAACGGTAGCCGTACATTGTTTTCTTCGGCTTCGATCAAAACTCTTTCTTTTTTACTTCGTACATCTACGATTCGAACATCAACATATTCCCAGCCCAGAAGTTTTACACATTCCAGGCGTCTTTCGCCAGAGACTAATTTATTGTCCAGGTCGATAATGATCGGATGCAAAAGCCCTAAGTTTTGTATGGAAGATTTGAGACCATGTAAGTCGCCTAAATCTTTACGAATGCGGTTCTTTACCTTAATATCGGAGACCCGAATTTTCATCTAAGAAATGCTTTTTTCACCGTATAAATCCTACAAATCAATTTCAGAAGTTTTGACTAAATTTCCTACAGAACCCTTCTGGGATTGGAAAAGGTTGGGTCGGATTCACTTGACAGTGACGACTTGCATAGGTTTATAGTTTTAGGCGGGGAAGATTCTCCCCTTCGAATTAATTTTAACAGGAATTACAATCGAATGTCCCTTCAAGACTTCATCTTTACCTCGGAATCCGTATCGGAAGGACATCCGGACAAGGTTTGCGACCAAATTTCCGACGCAATTCTGGACGCTTATTTAGCTCAGGATCCTAAATCCAGGGTAGCTTGCGAAACTTTAGTGACTACGAACCTAGTGGTAGTCGCCGGAGAAGTAACTAGCAAGGGAAAAATCGACGCGGTTGAGATCGCAAGAAATGTGATCAAGGATATCGGATACAACGACGTTTCCTTAGGTTTTGACGCTGAGTTCGCTGTAGTTTCTTCTCATATTCATGCCCAAAGTCCTGACATTTCTCAAGGTGTTACCGAGGGAGAAGGTCTTTTTAAAGAGCAGGGAGCAGGTGACCAAGGTTTGATGTTCGGGTTTGCTATCGACGAAACTCCTGAACTTATGCCTATGCCGATCTATTACTCTCACGAGTTGGTCAGACATTTGTCTGGATTACGTCATAACGGTAAATTGAAATGGTTACGTCCGGATGCAAAATCCCAAGTAACTGTAGAATATAAAAACGGAAAACCTACTCGTGTAGATACCGTTGTAATTTCTACCCAACATTCTCCTGATGTTTCTCATAAACAAATTGAAGAATCCGTAATTGAAGAATGTATTAAGAAGGTTATCCCTGCGAACTTCTTAAAAGACACGAAATATTTTATCAACCCGACAGGACAGTTCATCATCGGTGGACCACACGGAGATACTGGTCTTACGGGACGTAAGATCATTGTCGATACATACGGTGGTTATGGAAGACATGGTGGTGGAGCATTCTCCGGAAAAGATCCATCCAAAGTGGACCGTTCCGCAGCATATATGGGTAGATATATCGCGAAAAACGTGGTAGCGGCAGGACTTGCTTCTCAGTGTGAGGTGCAGTTGGCATACGCGATCGGCGTGGCTGAGCCTGTTTCGGTTCACGTTGATACTTTCGGAACAGGTAAACTTTCCGAAGAAGAGATCGTAAAAAGAATTAAGGCAAACTTCCGACTGACTCCAAGAGGGATCACCGAGTCCTTACAATTATTGGAGAAAGGAAGAAAATACAGGGAAACCGCTGCTTACGGACATTTCGGAAGAAGTGGAGAAACATTTACCTGGGAAAGAACTGATAAAGCAGGAGCATTGAAAGGTTAATGGGAGCAGTATCCGCATCTAGCGCAGACCAAAAAGCAACCAGAGACGGTTATGGAGACGCATTGCACGAATTAGGTGCAAAACGTTCCGATATCGTAGTACTAGACGCGGATCTTTCCGGTTCTACTAAAACCAATAAATTCTCAAAAGCATTTCCTGATCGCTTTTTTAACGTAGGAGTTGCCGAGCAGAATTTAGTGGGACATGCAGCCGGACTTGCTCTTGCAGGTTACGTTCCATTTGCTTCTTCTTTCGCGATGTTCTTATCCGGAAGAGCTTGGGAAGTGGTGCGTAATAGTATAGTTTATCCTTTCTTAAATGTAAAACTGGTAGCTTCTCACGGAGGAATTACAGTGGGTGAGGACGGAGCTTCTCACCAATGTATCGAAGATTTTGCCACTATGAGAGCCATTCCTGAAATGGTAGTGATCTGTCCTTCCGATTATAACGAAACTAAACAGATCATTCATGCAATTGCAGATTATAAAGGACCGGTTTATGTAAGAGTTGGCCGTCCTAATCTTCCTTTGATCGAAAGAGAAAATTATAAATTCGAGATCGGAAAAGCGGAAGTGATGAGAGAAGGTAAAGACGTTCTTATCATCGCAAACGGAGTTCTGGTAAACGAAGCAATGATAGCTGTAAAAGAACTCGAAGCGGAAGGTATCCAGGCTACTCTTTTGAACATGGCTACTATCAAACCGATCGATAAAGATGCTATATTAAAATATGCTAAACTTTGCGGTGCAGTTGTCACTTGCGAAGAGCATAATGTGATCGGTGGATTAGGTTCTGCAGTTAGCGAATTTTTATCTGAAGAACACCCAGTGAGAGTTTTGAAACTCGGAATGAAGGATAGTTTCGGTAAATCCGGTACTTGGTCCGGACTTTTGGATTATTTCGGGCTCAGATCTAAAAACATAGTGGAACTTGCAAAAAAAGCAGTCCAATCCAAATAACAAACAACCCGGTATTTTGCCGGGTATAAGTTTTTCGTGCCATGCCTAACTCTCCCTCAATAGAAGAAACCACCACAGAAGATCCGGTGCAAATCGGAGGACCTTGGAGAGTGGTTTTATGGGATGATAATGAACATACTTACGAATATGTGATTATGATGCTTATGGATGTTTGCAAGATGACTCCGGAGCAAGCGTTTAGTCATGCTGTAGAAGTAGATGCTCAGAAAAAGACAGTAGTGTTTGCAGGCGAATTAGAACACGCAGAACATATCCAGGATCTAATTTTAAATTACGGACCGGACCCACTTTTGCCTGCCTCCAAAGGTTCGATGAGCGCAACGCTCGAAGGTTAATTTTTTAGCTGCGGTTTTCACGCGAAGCCGCCAAGAGCGCGAAGTTTAGGATCTGCGAGATTTATTGGTTTTATTTTTATACCTTCTTTTCTTCGCGTGCTAACTCCTCCGTGTCCTCTGTGTGCTCCGTGCGAAATAAAAAAGCCCAGGGAAGACCCCGGGCTTTAACGTGGAGCAGAAGTTCTTTATAAAAACCTCTGCGGCTTTGCGCCTCTG from the Leptospira andrefontaineae genome contains:
- the lipL32 gene encoding major surface lipoprotein LipL32; translated protein: MKKSSILIISTAILVSFAACIGGLPGLQSNFSVGEQDIPGVGVKKLFAPYSETVNYWGYIKPGQAADAVVNGKKSYFLYIWVPAAIVELGVRLISPTGEIGEPSSGDFVSEAFKAATPEEKSMPNWFDTWIRVERLAAIMPNQIEGAAKGKALQNLGDNDDGDDTYNEERHNKYNSLLRIQIPNIPKSLDELKNIDTKKLLVRGLYRITFTTYKVGEVKGSFVATVGVLGPPGVPGLSPILHANPAELQKLAVDAEEKLKAAVAGDKK
- a CDS encoding SDR family NAD(P)-dependent oxidoreductase, with translation MDIRGKRIVVTGAASGIGKETLIKFLAFDGVKVLAVDLDPSRLDISDDRVKTFKCDVSSSESVDKIFKEAEKVLGGVDIFYANAGFAYYEEIKKPDWKRMEKIFQTNVFSALYGLQKVQAEYSNPVYYIITASAMSFLSIPGYALYSATKAAVHSFAEAFQFELRKPHRLMIVYPIATRTNFFDAAGKKVPVPFPSQTPKQVASAVISGIRWNKKKVLPSKIFTLMMFVDRFLVYPLRIYQIIENWKRKRALN
- a CDS encoding SpoIIE family protein phosphatase; amino-acid sequence: MTERYFYRLFEAIHKKISYTFSIVAFSLAGGWFGAVYAFFFGSATIPMFSLQTHYIIVLCFVFATLLVTILHGVQYGLLAPIGISGIEAHIRRINRTLNPAHSIRTDSSEELDVILSDLIHLPMHNMISAFCYGSFVLLTSVIPYLLFDYNLKELLYIFLGWLAAIFVYCGFSYIITDYITGPKRVMLKKVLLSRSYSSNFPPGFLGLKGKFGFLLSLVLLSLTILAVYVGLRPDSYLEIAFFIGLTFFAATTLIILYFQSISTTLEQIGKSANDLAAGGPGKLPLVSIDREFLGFANDFAKATGEIGRIREHLQFLVEEKTSELRETLRTVEELKQQQDGDYFLTSLLIKPLGINRTTGRKAKVDFLIKQKKNFVFKGKESEIGGDICIAQEILLRGKEYTVFLNADAMGKSLQGAGGVLVLGAAFHSILQRTLTNENTYSLYAEKWIKNAFTELHKLFQGFDGSMLVSMVLGVLDEEAGILYYINAEHPWSVLYRDGKATFLEETLQYRKLGTPGMEGSLSVKIFRLQPADILVIGSDGRDDLEIVSDSGEKTMNKDESLFLRVVESSEGNLRTIVSDLENKGRITDDLSLLRIEYDPGKSLNKTKAGKGVHHLSKKAREFLRNKNIPEAILAIEEALNLSPDNQILKRDLIRLHYRNGNYQEACSLMDSYVEENPGDTDIIYTASFCFKKIGDFNRSLELAERIQLRNPGIPANLAHIADLNLKLERPEKAINFAKLSLELDPQNENASEILKKLNGKS
- a CDS encoding acyl-CoA dehydrogenase family protein — encoded protein: MLENNYFLENEDLKQYFESLIDWEEVVEAFEQGFSDKKEHERTGKEEFALAPGSKEEAIEFYRSVLESAGEIAGKEVAPFAQKMDAEGLIYEKGKVRFPKEMINAVNQVKEAGILPYSIGRKHGGLGLPCTVQAMLMEIFSRADGSVAIALGCMNLAETIERFGSEEMVETYVPKMAAGELCGAMALTEPNYGSDLPNLQTKAIKGEDGVWRITGAKRFITHGCGFDDKPSIILTLARTGSPTSGARGLSFFLVKSEDVEIAGIEKKMGLHCSPTCEVVYENTPGILIGEEGYGLVKYSMAMMNGARLSIAGQAMGIGAAAYYEAKKYADEREQFGKKIRNIPAVKKMLDLMDREILAMRSILQEASRSIDLYHWKSEKMKESGVDEKEIKKDENLKKWEKLANLFTPLSKYYITEQANKIAFDALQIHGGAGYTYDYDISRIYRDVRITNIYEGTTQLQVVAAIGGIVTGLGAKGILRQYLDEEMSSFSPSRELLENRKKLEESHTIYTSLENGTSKDEVAFELVESATRVIIAVISERGLKKLDGDSKKERAALIHSYNLDSIALLEYNKIRIENKKSPVLV
- a CDS encoding ParB N-terminal domain-containing protein gives rise to the protein MKIRVSDIKVKNRIRKDLGDLHGLKSSIQNLGLLHPIIIDLDNKLVSGERRLECVKLLGWEYVDVRIVDVRSKKERVLIEAEENNVRLPFTPEEQERAQKLLRRYSHTGILGRLFAWLLDLWEWFWSWLFKN